The genomic region GAGTGCGATCGGCCCGGTCGGCAGGAATCGCTGCCAGGCGGTTTCGCCGTGCGGCAGCTGGCAGCGGATGTTGCAGACCACCGCCCGCTGCTCGTAATCGTGGCCCCGCACGCTCAGCCCCGCCATCTCGCGCGAGGCGGATCGGGCGCCGTCAGCGCCGACGACGAGGCGAGCCGACAGGCGCCGGCCATCCTCCGTGCCCAGTTCCGCCCGCTCCCCGTCCAAGACGAGCGACGCCAGGCGGGCGCCATCGAAAAGCCTGACGTTGTCGAACCGCAGCAGCGCGTTGCGCAGCGCGAGCCGGACGAGTTCGTTTTCCACGATATGTCCGAGCACCGGTGCTGCGATGTCCGCGGCGCTGAAGTGCACCGCACCGGGGCCGCCCGCGGGGATCGCGCCGTCCCAGACCCGCATCTGCGTGTAGGGACCGATGCGGCCGGCGGCAATCTCTCCCCACGCGCCGCAGGCCACGAGCACCCTCCGGCTGGCCTCCGACAATGCGGACACGCGCAGGCCGGGTTGATCGCCGGCTCCCCACTGCGGCGGCGGATCAGCGTCCAGCACGGTGATGGCGATCGAGGGCGCGGCGCGCGCCAGCAGCGCGGCCGTGGCGGCGCCGACCATGCCGGCGCCCACCACCACGATGTCGGGCTCACGTCTCATGGTGCCAGGGGCCGTCCGAGCGCGAGCCGCGGCAGGCGACCTCCGAGCCCCATGCCCCGACGCGCGACTGCGGCGCGGGCGGCGGGCAGCAGGTCCAGTCCGACGAGCCCGAGGCGCCGGCCCGCGCGCAGCGGTGCGAAATCGCTGGTGAA from Wenzhouxiangella sp. XN24 harbors:
- a CDS encoding UbiH/UbiF/VisC/COQ6 family ubiquinone biosynthesis hydroxylase → MRREPDIVVVGAGMVGAATAALLARAAPSIAITVLDADPPPQWGAGDQPGLRVSALSEASRRVLVACGAWGEIAAGRIGPYTQMRVWDGAIPAGGPGAVHFSAADIAAPVLGHIVENELVRLALRNALLRFDNVRLFDGARLASLVLDGERAELGTEDGRRLSARLVVGADGARSASREMAGLSVRGHDYEQRAVVCNIRCQLPHGETAWQRFLPTGPIALLPLADGQVSIVWSTTPAEAEALLAMDDETFRAAVAEASDGCLGQVLESGPRAAFPLRMRHAPDYTRGRFALVGDAAHTVHPLAGQGVNLGFLDAAALAEVVAAGLATGRDPGDPALLRRYERWRKPENFFAMRAFDAINRLFSNDNPAAGSVRRAGFTLVDRLAPLKGVFVRRAMGLEGDLPAAARSGVAA